In Equus przewalskii isolate Varuska chromosome 6, EquPr2, whole genome shotgun sequence, one DNA window encodes the following:
- the LOC103552637 gene encoding stromelysin-1 — MKNLPILLLLCVAACSAYPLDRSARDEDSNMDLLQDYLEKYYDLGKEMRQYVRRKDSGPIVKKIQEMQKFLGLKVTGKLDSDTVEVMHKSRCGVPDVGHFTTFPGMPKWSKTHLTYRIVNYTQDLPRDAVDSDVEKALKIWEEVTPLTFSRVYEGEADIMITFAVREHGDFFPFDGPGKVLAHAYPPGPGMNGDAHFDDDEHWTKDASGINFLLVAAHELGHSLGLYHSTNTEALMYPLYNTLKGPARVRLSQDDVTGIQSLYGPPPASPDSPVEPSEPEPPAPGTLAMCDPALSFDAISTLRGEILFFKDRYFWRKTFRTLVPEFHPISSFWPSLPSGIDAAYEVTSRDSVFIFKGNKFWAIRGNEEQAGYPRGIHTLGFPPTVRKIDAAIFDKEKQKTYFFVEDKYWRFDEKRQSMEPGYPKQIAEDFPGIDSKLDAAFESFGFFYFFSGSSQFEFDPNAKKVTHVLKSNSWFNC; from the exons ATGAAGAATCTTCCAATTCTGCTGTTACTATGCGTGGCAGCGTGCTCAGCCTATCCGTTGGACAGATCTGCAAGGGACGAGGATAGCAACATGGACCTTCTTCAG GACTACCTAGAAAAATACTACGACcttggaaaagaaatgagacaatATGTTAGAAGAAAGGACAGTGGTCCTattgttaaaaaaattcaagaaatgcaGAAGTTCCTGGGGTTGAAGGTGACAGGAAAGCTGGACTCTGACACTGTGGAGGTGATGCACAAATCCAGATGCGGAGTTCCTGATGTCGGTCACTTCACTACATTTCCTGGCATGCCAAAGTGGAGCAAAACTCACCTTACTTACAG GATTGTGAATTATACACAGGATTTGCCAAGAGATGCTGTTGATTCTGACGTTGAGAAAGCTCTGAAAATCTGGGAGGAGGTGACTCCACTTACATTCTCCAGGGTTTATGAAGGAGAGGCTGACATAATGATCACTTTTGCAGTTCGag aacatggagatttttttccttttgatggaCCTGGAAAAGTTTTGGCTCATGCCTATCCACCTGGGCCAGGGATGAATGGAGATGCTCATTTTGATGATGATGAACACTGGACGAAGGATGCATCAG GGATCAATTTTCTCCTTGTTGCTGCTCACGAACTTGGTCATTCCCTGGGTCTCTATCACTCGACCAACACCGAAGCTTTGATGTACCCACTCTACAATACACTCAAAGGCCCGGCCCGGGTCCGCCTTTCTCAAGATGATGTGACTGGCATTCAATCCCTCTATG GacctccccctgcctctcctGATAGCCCCGTGGAGCCCAGTGAACCTGAGCCTCCGGCCCCTGGAACACTAGCCATGTGCGATCCTGCTTTGTCCTTTGATGCAATCAGCACTCTGAGAGGAGAAATTCTGTTCTTTAAAGACAG atatttttggcGCAAAACCTTCAGGACACTTGTCCCTGAATTTCATCCGATCTCTTCGTTTTGGCCATCTCTTCCTTCAGGCATAGATGCTGCATATGAAGTGACTAGCAGagacagtgttttcatttttaaag gaaatAAGTTCTGGGCCATCAGAGGAAATGAGGAACAAGCGGGTTACCCGAGAGGCATCCACACTCTGGGTTTCCCTCCAACAGTAAGGAAAATAGACGCAGCCATTTTTgataaggaaaagcagaaaacataCTTCTTTGTAGAGGACAAATACTGGAG ATTTGATGAGAAGAGACAATCTATGGAGCCAGGCTATCCCAAGCAAATAGCAGAAGACTTTCCAGGGATTGACTCAAAGCTTGATGCTGCTTTTGAATCATTTG ggtttttctatttcttcagtgGATCTTCACAGTTTGAATTTGACCCAAATGCAAAGAAAGTGACACATGTTCTCAAGAGTAATAGCTGGTTTAATTGCTAG